One genomic segment of Candidatus Schekmanbacteria bacterium includes these proteins:
- a CDS encoding crossover junction endodeoxyribonuclease RuvC, translating into MPKKIYKILGINPGSRYLGFAVCYGSELRDWGVKNIQSGRINERKERIKQIIQSLIYQYDPNVLAIKSINPSRSSKCLNSLVNEMITVAQSNGLKIHQFSIKALERSFSPLKRINKKKLSEMVAEEHPILYLELENEKVHKNPYRIRMFEAVALASACFHKLDK; encoded by the coding sequence ATGCCAAAGAAAATTTATAAGATATTAGGAATCAATCCCGGCTCAAGGTATCTGGGCTTTGCCGTATGCTATGGCTCTGAGCTTCGGGACTGGGGAGTGAAAAATATCCAGTCGGGGAGGATTAATGAAAGAAAGGAAAGAATTAAACAGATTATTCAAAGTTTGATTTATCAATATGATCCCAATGTGCTTGCAATAAAGAGCATCAATCCTTCACGAAGTTCGAAGTGCCTTAATAGTCTTGTTAATGAGATGATCACCGTTGCCCAAAGTAACGGTCTTAAAATTCATCAATTCAGTATAAAAGCATTAGAGAGATCGTTCTCGCCTCTAAAGAGAATCAACAAGAAGAAGCTTTCCGAAATGGTAGCCGAAGAACACCCAATTCTTTATTTAGAGCTTGAAAATGAAAAAGTTCATAAGAACCCTTACAGGATAAGGATGTTTGAAGCGGTAGCTCTAGCTTCAGCCTGTTTTCACAAATTAGATAAATAA
- a CDS encoding MBL fold metallo-hydrolase — MVRKRNKNASFVAIGVGQGDAFFLEKAGRNVVVDGGLSAFGFPELFKQSTKRSNIDILVCTHNDADHANGIIGFLKSGLDCKEVWLPASWSDRLEDLLTKPNQFIEELISDINKLDIKSEHPMMLQDIENKYAENLFKSEERSKEISSIEFITNIMDKHIESEQGDNDYWINGYSQFYPRRVLLPSHMLFLLSDEKKHLLFLEAISAASRIRDIATEAYHRGALIRWFDFNTTIREGGYSEFLVPLNSSEAIEMRFGKLSAICYLALTKSNKQSLVFISPDNEYGPSVLFSADSDLSFSTPISWTNGMIITAPHHGSDSNAKAYDRITNEMVSDSEIFWVRSDGCFRSRPGKSYINVNGRRFCTICRDRKHPKQNIKFIARSKQWRPHLARKCSCI; from the coding sequence ATGGTAAGAAAAAGAAATAAAAATGCTTCTTTTGTTGCAATTGGTGTAGGACAAGGAGATGCTTTTTTCCTTGAGAAAGCAGGTAGGAATGTAGTGGTAGATGGTGGGCTGTCTGCCTTTGGTTTTCCAGAACTGTTTAAACAATCGACTAAGAGAAGTAATATAGATATTTTAGTTTGCACTCATAATGATGCTGATCACGCGAATGGGATAATAGGCTTTTTAAAAAGTGGACTTGACTGTAAAGAGGTTTGGTTGCCTGCCTCATGGTCCGATCGTCTTGAAGACCTGCTAACTAAGCCCAATCAATTCATTGAAGAATTAATTTCAGATATTAATAAATTAGATATTAAATCAGAACATCCTATGATGCTTCAAGATATCGAAAACAAGTATGCTGAAAATTTATTCAAAAGCGAAGAAAGATCCAAAGAGATAAGTAGTATCGAGTTTATCACTAACATCATGGACAAACACATTGAATCAGAACAAGGGGATAATGATTATTGGATCAATGGTTATTCCCAATTTTATCCAAGGCGCGTACTTTTACCATCACATATGCTTTTTTTACTCAGCGATGAAAAAAAACACCTCCTTTTTTTAGAAGCCATATCAGCCGCAAGTCGTATTCGAGATATTGCAACTGAAGCTTACCACAGAGGGGCATTGATTAGGTGGTTTGATTTTAATACTACAATTAGAGAAGGAGGCTATTCCGAGTTTTTAGTACCATTAAATTCTAGTGAAGCAATCGAAATGCGCTTTGGAAAATTGAGTGCTATTTGTTATCTTGCCTTAACTAAATCCAATAAACAAAGTTTAGTGTTTATATCACCTGACAATGAATATGGCCCGTCTGTTTTATTTTCAGCAGACTCTGATCTTTCCTTTTCTACACCTATATCATGGACAAATGGAATGATAATAACAGCTCCTCATCATGGTTCCGATAGTAATGCTAAAGCATATGATCGGATTACTAATGAAATGGTTAGCGACTCTGAAATATTTTGGGTAAGAAGCGATGGCTGTTTCAGGAGCAGACCAGGCAAATCTTATATTAATGTCAATGGAAGGCGCTTTTGCACTATATGTCGTGATAGAAAACATCCTAAACAAAATATTAAATTTATTGCTCGTTCCAAACAGTGGAGACCACACCTTGCCAGAAAGTGTAGTTGCATTTAA
- a CDS encoding helix-turn-helix domain-containing protein, producing the protein MNRSFLEKERRNLKDGDWYWIQKAVVSEYAKKIKSTGIAVYSFLASMANGNQSCFPSQKYIAEALGYSRTTINRAIKLLERNRLIEIKKRSRYHCVYYLLKVRCKEDLSSYTRCKTDETQMSTGRNSDVAQVDTNNNKLTRINNNNVYDDKNSFKRPPPDGFIPKTREELLALDLARGLHDHDSLFLYLSYAKKYPESVLRQLLSEVKAIPDNKIKKGRGALFNHLVKQYAKENL; encoded by the coding sequence ATGAATAGGAGCTTTTTAGAAAAAGAAAGAAGAAACCTCAAAGACGGCGACTGGTACTGGATTCAGAAAGCGGTCGTTTCTGAATATGCAAAGAAAATAAAAAGTACCGGTATTGCCGTATATAGTTTTTTAGCTTCAATGGCGAACGGTAATCAAAGCTGTTTCCCATCGCAAAAATACATTGCCGAAGCTCTGGGATATTCGAGGACAACAATAAACAGAGCCATAAAGCTTTTAGAGCGAAACAGACTGATAGAAATAAAGAAACGGAGCCGGTATCACTGCGTCTATTATCTGCTCAAAGTTAGGTGTAAAGAGGATTTATCATCTTACACCAGATGTAAAACAGATGAAACTCAGATGTCAACTGGAAGAAACTCAGATGTAGCACAGGTTGACACTAACAATAATAAGTTAACAAGAATTAATAACAATAACGTTTACGATGATAAAAATTCTTTTAAACGACCACCACCAGACGGTTTTATACCCAAGACCAGAGAAGAGCTATTGGCTCTTGATCTGGCTAGGGGCTTACATGATCATGATTCTCTGTTTCTCTATCTTTCCTATGCTAAGAAATATCCTGAATCGGTTTTAAGACAACTGCTATCCGAAGTAAAAGCCATACCGGACAATAAAATCAAAAAAGGTCGAGGTGCGCTTTTTAACCACTTAGTTAAACAATATGCCAAAGAAAATTTATAA
- a CDS encoding helix-turn-helix transcriptional regulator yields the protein MRKNNAKLISNCLRKYRRARGLTQKDVARVLRLHSTSLISRWEKGISLPNTTNAFRLAVVYRTMADALFIDLVRQLKDEIRKSEANVVKSRI from the coding sequence ATGAGAAAAAATAATGCGAAACTCATTTCAAACTGCCTGCGGAAATATCGCAGAGCGCGGGGTCTCACTCAAAAAGATGTGGCACGGGTGTTAAGGCTTCACAGCACAAGTCTTATTTCCAGATGGGAAAAGGGAATTAGCCTCCCTAATACCACAAACGCCTTCAGGCTTGCCGTAGTCTACCGGACTATGGCCGATGCGCTATTTATAGATCTGGTGAGACAGTTGAAAGATGAGATTAGAAAGAGCGAGGCAAATGTTGTGAAAAGCAGAATATGA
- a CDS encoding DUF3368 domain-containing protein, with protein MKAVFDSTPLILLAKISKFELLKKLFSEIHIPRQVYDDVVVMGKGKPGEKELKAAKGNWINVDTVFHRGAVEKIKGTYKLHPGESEAIVLASELKAKFFFTDDESARKAAISVFENTGTEISGTIGILDFGKKAGLISKQEYKDSIRLLKERGYYLSEKLYQKILKQED; from the coding sequence ATGAAAGCGGTTTTTGATTCAACTCCTCTGATCCTCTTAGCCAAAATATCTAAATTTGAACTGCTGAAAAAACTCTTTTCTGAAATTCACATCCCTCGCCAAGTGTATGATGATGTAGTAGTTATGGGTAAGGGGAAACCCGGTGAAAAGGAACTAAAAGCCGCTAAGGGAAATTGGATTAACGTTGACACAGTCTTTCACAGGGGCGCAGTTGAGAAGATAAAAGGAACATACAAACTGCATCCGGGAGAATCCGAGGCAATTGTTCTGGCTAGCGAGCTAAAGGCTAAATTCTTTTTTACTGACGACGAGTCGGCAAGAAAAGCAGCTATATCTGTGTTTGAAAATACCGGCACCGAAATTTCAGGAACTATTGGTATTTTAGATTTCGGGAAAAAAGCTGGCCTTATTTCAAAGCAGGAATACAAAGATAGCATCCGCTTATTAAAAGAGAGAGGTTATTATTTAAGCGAAAAACTCTATCAGAAAATCTTAAAACAGGAAGATTAA
- a CDS encoding crossover junction endodeoxyribonuclease RuvC, giving the protein MSKTKSKILAIDPGTKFMGVALLEDGKLIYHGVKVIKQKKSPHETLNEGRKIIHRLINDLKPNILAVEKTFFANNRNSSLLNVFADEIKIIGKRKGLKVVSYAPNTVKKFICGNGRASKEEVATVIVSKFPELKVYLSQDRKWKDEFHQNMFDAVAVGMVSLAEK; this is encoded by the coding sequence ATGTCAAAAACAAAATCAAAAATCTTAGCCATTGATCCGGGGACAAAGTTTATGGGAGTAGCTCTCTTGGAAGACGGCAAGCTCATCTATCATGGAGTTAAAGTCATAAAGCAAAAGAAATCTCCCCATGAGACTTTAAACGAGGGGAGAAAGATAATTCATAGGCTTATAAATGACTTAAAGCCTAACATCCTTGCGGTTGAAAAAACCTTCTTTGCCAATAACCGGAATTCGTCGCTTTTAAATGTCTTTGCTGATGAGATCAAGATTATTGGAAAAAGAAAAGGATTAAAAGTTGTAAGCTACGCGCCAAATACGGTTAAGAAATTTATCTGTGGCAATGGCCGAGCAAGCAAAGAAGAGGTGGCTACGGTTATTGTTTCGAAATTCCCGGAACTTAAAGTCTATCTAAGCCAAGACAGGAAATGGAAGGATGAATTTCATCAGAATATGTTTGATGCCGTGGCGGTAGGTATGGTGAGTCTTGCAGAGAAGTAA
- a CDS encoding UPF0175 family protein — protein MARQLILKWDIPPTVGKQLEKEIVSRTKEEVVLNLFKEKKLSLGSGAALLGLSTAGFMELLHEKGIPFTHYTEAEWKQDKRAVQSMLKERKAAGKP, from the coding sequence ATGGCCAGGCAGCTAATATTAAAATGGGATATACCACCGACAGTCGGTAAACAACTGGAAAAAGAAATAGTGAGCCGCACAAAAGAGGAGGTAGTGTTAAATTTATTTAAGGAAAAAAAACTTTCGTTAGGAAGTGGTGCCGCTTTATTGGGACTTAGCACAGCGGGTTTTATGGAGCTTCTTCACGAGAAAGGAATACCGTTTACTCATTACACCGAGGCGGAATGGAAACAAGATAAACGGGCGGTTCAGTCTATGTTGAAGGAGAGAAAAGCAGCGGGTAAGCCATGA
- a CDS encoding excisionase family DNA-binding protein, which translates to MSPTLTQQLTAHFYYWEVRGRGWQVWECPVEIEPAFEPFYFHYYNPEPVIDDAKKPTLLSSIADKLTGSNSQALTKTENSYHEEEFNHPEPYIFTDTSEIAEITISLPPDQKVSTDIVEHFLLNLTHCTLPLSFEIIGSADSIIVQMTCRTTDLFQLKQQLQAHFPGAVFNEEKDFLINLWNKDKDVLFVDFGLSQEFMRPLKIFRSLDPDPLIGIIGALENLRAGEIGLIQILFQAVRNPWSQSIARAVTDGEGKSFFQDAPEMIHLAAEKISKPLFACVIRVASQASYHNRALEIVRAVSSGLTVFSNPKSNELIPLNNDGYDDLYHQDDLLFRRTCRSGMILNSDELLSIMHPPSTSIKSPKLVRELKKTKPVPSIATGHNLVLGINTHQGKETKVSLNTEQRIRHTYLIGATGSGKSTLLLNLIAQDIKNGLGLAVLDPHGDLIDKVLGYIPEERFEDVILLDPADSDYPIGLNILSAHSELEKNVLSSDLAAVFKRLSTSWGDQMTSVLGNAILAILESRDGGTLVDLRRFLVEKSFRESFLKTIADPEVVYYWQNEFPLLSGKPQASVLTRLDTFLRPKLIRNMVAQKDGLNFENILNSKKIFLCKLAQGLIGEENSYLLGTLIVSKLHQIAMSRQARSEKDRDNFFLYIDEFQNFITPSMASILSGARKYHLGLILAHQELRQLWNRDTELANSVISNPGTRICFRLGDFDAQKLSNGFSSFDEKDLQNLSVGEAIVRIERAEFDFNLKTFPAHEIDDSKAEERKTKLIALSREKYAKRREEIEKILIENSRAQDTKSPQPVYSEAKEIRVKPVVSLALADIISNEELSLLKFLSENPGIFVTKAYQILNLSGYKGDKFKENLIEKGLIVQEETRDGKGGRLAKVLNITEKGTRSIESSPLAGKGGDYHKYLQSAVKEQAEVFGWKAKIEEKIKGSIETVDVGLIKDDIKIAVEISSTTKPEQEVQNIRKCLEAGYDYIFCIAEDEEKLVKIKSSSRKHFNARERERIRFVLPSQVKNLLSSAGSMGVNIETKIVSEKIPKQKQLMGTEEAAEFLGISKNTLYEWVIQRKVPFIKVGRLTKFKKVALEEWLENNSHEINRKDYID; encoded by the coding sequence ATGAGCCCAACGCTCACCCAACAGCTCACTGCACATTTTTATTATTGGGAAGTAAGAGGCAGAGGTTGGCAGGTATGGGAATGCCCCGTAGAAATTGAACCAGCTTTCGAGCCCTTTTATTTCCACTACTATAATCCCGAGCCGGTCATAGACGACGCAAAAAAACCAACTCTCCTTAGCTCTATCGCTGATAAACTAACCGGCTCAAATTCCCAAGCCCTGACAAAAACAGAAAACTCGTACCATGAAGAGGAGTTTAATCACCCCGAGCCATATATATTTACCGACACCTCAGAGATAGCAGAAATAACTATTTCATTGCCGCCGGATCAGAAAGTCTCAACAGACATTGTTGAACACTTCCTCTTGAATTTAACTCACTGTACCTTGCCGTTAAGTTTTGAAATCATCGGTTCGGCAGATTCGATTATAGTACAAATGACTTGTCGCACCACTGACCTCTTTCAGTTAAAACAGCAGCTTCAAGCGCATTTTCCGGGGGCTGTATTTAATGAAGAAAAAGATTTTTTGATTAACCTATGGAACAAGGACAAAGATGTCTTGTTTGTTGATTTTGGACTCTCCCAAGAGTTCATGCGTCCGTTAAAAATATTCAGAAGTCTTGATCCGGATCCCTTAATTGGAATCATCGGAGCGCTCGAAAATCTAAGAGCCGGTGAAATTGGTCTCATCCAAATATTGTTTCAGGCGGTACGCAACCCCTGGTCTCAAAGTATCGCAAGGGCGGTAACTGATGGCGAGGGAAAATCGTTTTTTCAAGATGCCCCGGAGATGATTCATTTGGCAGCAGAGAAAATAAGTAAACCTTTATTTGCCTGTGTCATAAGGGTTGCCTCACAAGCCTCATATCATAACCGCGCCCTTGAAATTGTAAGAGCTGTATCAAGCGGTTTAACCGTGTTCTCAAATCCCAAGAGCAATGAGCTCATACCATTAAACAATGATGGCTACGACGACTTATACCATCAAGATGACTTGCTGTTTCGAAGAACCTGTCGCAGCGGAATGATTTTAAACAGCGATGAACTTCTTTCCATAATGCATCCACCTTCTACATCCATTAAATCTCCAAAGCTTGTGCGTGAGCTTAAGAAAACAAAACCTGTTCCTTCGATTGCTACAGGACACAATCTAGTTCTTGGCATCAACACCCATCAAGGAAAAGAAACAAAGGTCTCGCTAAACACAGAGCAGAGGATAAGGCATACTTATCTCATAGGAGCCACGGGAAGCGGCAAATCAACCCTGCTATTAAACCTCATAGCTCAGGATATTAAAAATGGTCTTGGGCTTGCAGTCCTTGATCCTCATGGCGACTTAATTGATAAGGTTTTAGGATACATCCCTGAAGAGAGGTTTGAAGATGTAATACTTCTTGATCCGGCAGATTCAGACTATCCCATAGGTTTAAACATTCTTTCGGCCCATTCGGAACTTGAAAAGAATGTCCTCTCATCTGATCTTGCGGCAGTGTTTAAAAGACTCTCCACAAGCTGGGGAGACCAGATGACCTCAGTGCTGGGTAACGCAATTTTAGCCATACTTGAAAGCAGAGATGGAGGGACACTCGTAGATTTAAGAAGATTCTTGGTTGAAAAAAGTTTCAGAGAATCTTTTCTTAAAACCATAGCAGATCCCGAAGTGGTATATTATTGGCAAAATGAGTTTCCGCTTCTTTCCGGCAAGCCTCAGGCATCAGTCCTAACGAGACTTGATACCTTCCTTAGACCCAAGCTTATTCGCAACATGGTTGCTCAGAAAGATGGTCTTAATTTTGAAAACATCTTAAATAGTAAAAAGATCTTCCTTTGTAAACTGGCTCAAGGACTTATTGGTGAAGAAAATAGTTATCTCTTGGGTACACTCATAGTTTCAAAGCTCCATCAGATAGCGATGAGTAGGCAGGCAAGAAGTGAGAAAGACCGTGATAATTTTTTTCTTTACATAGATGAATTCCAGAACTTTATCACACCGTCAATGGCTTCGATACTTTCCGGTGCCCGGAAGTATCACTTGGGTTTGATTCTCGCTCACCAGGAGTTAAGGCAGCTTTGGAACCGTGACACTGAACTGGCAAATTCCGTCATTTCAAATCCAGGGACAAGGATATGTTTTAGGCTTGGAGACTTTGATGCACAGAAGCTTTCTAATGGTTTTTCATCCTTTGATGAGAAGGATTTGCAGAACCTAAGTGTAGGAGAGGCGATAGTCAGAATTGAAAGGGCAGAGTTTGACTTTAACCTTAAAACCTTCCCTGCTCATGAGATAGATGACAGTAAGGCAGAAGAACGAAAGACAAAGCTCATAGCACTCTCGCGGGAGAAGTATGCAAAAAGAAGAGAGGAGATTGAAAAAATTCTAATTGAAAACTCAAGAGCGCAGGATACGAAATCTCCTCAGCCCGTATATAGTGAAGCTAAAGAGATAAGAGTTAAACCAGTCGTATCATTAGCCTTAGCGGACATTATTTCAAACGAAGAGTTGTCATTATTAAAATTTCTCTCCGAAAACCCCGGCATCTTTGTAACTAAAGCTTATCAGATATTAAATTTAAGTGGTTACAAGGGTGACAAGTTCAAAGAAAACCTCATCGAGAAGGGTTTAATCGTTCAGGAGGAGACTAGAGATGGTAAAGGCGGAAGGCTGGCTAAGGTTTTAAATATAACTGAGAAAGGCACAAGGTCTATTGAAAGCTCACCTCTTGCCGGAAAAGGCGGAGATTACCACAAATATCTTCAGTCAGCAGTCAAAGAACAGGCAGAAGTTTTTGGCTGGAAGGCAAAGATTGAGGAAAAGATAAAAGGCTCCATTGAAACCGTAGATGTGGGACTAATAAAGGATGATATAAAGATAGCGGTTGAGATTTCATCTACAACCAAGCCTGAGCAGGAGGTTCAAAATATCAGGAAATGCCTTGAAGCAGGATATGACTATATCTTTTGCATAGCAGAGGATGAGGAAAAGCTGGTAAAGATTAAGTCCAGCTCAAGAAAGCATTTCAATGCACGGGAAAGGGAAAGGATCAGGTTCGTCTTGCCCTCACAGGTTAAAAATCTCCTTTCCTCTGCGGGATCAATGGGAGTAAATATAGAAACAAAGATTGTTTCTGAGAAAATTCCCAAACAGAAACAATTGATGGGCACTGAAGAA
- a CDS encoding type II toxin-antitoxin system HicB family antitoxin: protein MAGKEYLFTVLFEPQREGGYMVVVPALPEICTDGRTLDEAREMAVDAIKCHCEGLLKDGLPVPDDVDLPEPVKETLQVAVDG, encoded by the coding sequence ATGGCAGGGAAAGAATATTTATTCACAGTTCTTTTTGAACCACAAAGAGAAGGTGGTTATATGGTGGTCGTTCCTGCGTTGCCGGAGATCTGCACTGATGGGCGTACGCTGGATGAGGCAAGAGAGATGGCGGTTGATGCCATCAAGTGTCACTGCGAAGGATTACTTAAAGATGGTCTTCCAGTTCCAGATGACGTGGATCTTCCTGAGCCGGTGAAAGAAACGCTTCAAGTGGCTGTGGATGGTTAA
- a CDS encoding recombinase family protein, which yields MNKYFIYCRKSSEAEDRQVLSIESQKTELLKVFAEKENLNIVEILEESYSAKAPGRSVFDSMIKRIEKGEANGIIAWHPDRLARNSVDGGKIIYLSDIGKIVDLKFSTYNFENTSQGKFMLTIIFGQSKYYVDSLSENVKRGNRTKLEKGLWPGQAPIGYLNEKVGKTIIKDPERFSLVKKMWDLMLTGSYSPAKIMEIANNEWGLRTVRKKRIGGKPLALSTVYRILTNPFYTGIMERNGETYKGKHESMISIEEFDRVQFLLGRKGKPAPKKHVFAFTGMIRCADCGCLVTAEEKINRYGYHYTYYHCTKKKREMNCRQSSIRLEELEKQILNYLTEIHVLDTYKDWAVKYLKEKQEKEKLLKPDISNSLQKALLQNHSYLENLNKMRYRELINDDEYMAQKNGLLKEAVSLKEKLGDRNPDNWLEPSQKCFIFANRAKNWFENGNLENKRLILETVGSNLFLKDKKLSIQAIKPFDIFENQDKFLSWHPIVEAIRTFFKNNTEYINIPIVKSDSPDEYRLMH from the coding sequence ATGAACAAATATTTTATCTACTGCCGTAAATCTTCTGAGGCCGAGGATAGGCAGGTTCTCTCAATAGAATCTCAAAAAACAGAGTTGCTAAAGGTATTTGCTGAAAAAGAAAATCTTAATATCGTAGAGATACTTGAAGAGTCATACTCTGCTAAAGCTCCGGGCAGGTCTGTCTTTGATTCGATGATCAAACGAATTGAAAAGGGAGAGGCAAATGGGATTATTGCTTGGCACCCTGACAGGCTTGCCAGAAACTCCGTTGACGGCGGGAAGATTATCTATCTTTCAGATATTGGTAAAATAGTTGATTTGAAGTTTTCAACCTACAACTTTGAAAATACCTCTCAGGGGAAATTTATGCTTACGATTATCTTCGGTCAGTCTAAATACTACGTGGATTCATTAAGCGAAAATGTAAAAAGGGGTAATAGGACAAAGCTTGAAAAAGGCTTATGGCCTGGACAGGCTCCCATTGGATATTTAAACGAGAAAGTGGGAAAAACCATCATTAAAGATCCTGAGAGATTCTCTTTGGTAAAAAAAATGTGGGATTTGATGCTTACGGGGAGTTATTCCCCAGCAAAGATTATGGAGATTGCAAATAATGAATGGGGGCTGCGAACAGTAAGGAAAAAACGAATAGGCGGGAAACCTCTTGCTTTAAGTACAGTTTATAGAATTTTAACAAATCCTTTCTATACCGGAATCATGGAACGAAACGGTGAAACTTATAAAGGTAAGCATGAATCAATGATATCTATTGAAGAGTTTGACAGAGTTCAGTTTCTATTAGGCAGGAAAGGAAAGCCAGCTCCTAAAAAACATGTCTTCGCCTTTACCGGAATGATTAGGTGCGCTGATTGTGGTTGTCTTGTAACTGCTGAAGAGAAAATTAATCGTTATGGTTATCATTACACTTACTACCACTGCACCAAGAAAAAAAGAGAGATGAACTGCCGACAATCAAGCATCAGATTAGAGGAACTTGAAAAACAAATATTAAATTATCTTACGGAGATTCATGTTCTCGATACGTATAAAGACTGGGCTGTAAAGTATTTAAAAGAAAAACAAGAAAAAGAAAAGTTGCTAAAGCCGGATATTTCTAATTCTCTTCAAAAAGCTCTTCTTCAAAATCACAGCTATTTGGAGAACCTTAATAAGATGAGATACAGGGAGCTCATCAATGATGATGAGTATATGGCTCAAAAAAATGGACTTTTAAAAGAAGCCGTTTCTCTTAAAGAAAAGCTTGGAGACAGGAACCCTGACAATTGGTTAGAACCTTCTCAAAAGTGCTTTATTTTCGCTAATAGAGCCAAAAATTGGTTTGAGAACGGCAATTTGGAAAATAAACGATTAATCCTTGAAACGGTCGGTTCGAATCTTTTTCTAAAGGACAAGAAACTCAGTATTCAAGCGATAAAACCATTCGATATTTTCGAAAATCAGGACAAATTTCTTTCTTGGCACCCCATCGTAGAAGCCATTAGAACCTTTTTTAAAAATAACACAGAATATATAAATATTCCAATCGTTAAAAGCGACTCACCGGATGAGTATCGCTTAATGCATTGA